The Bacteroidota bacterium DNA window GGTGATTGCAAAAGATTCAATAAATGCAAGAGAAAAGCGAAACAACCTGCATGAAACAGAATTGCAATTTTATTTTAATAAAAAGGAACAAGAAGCAAGCATTAAAGAAAAGTTCACTGAATCTGAACATCAGGCGGAAATAAAAAGAAGGAATATTATTCTCTGGTCGGTTGCAGGCGGTTTCCTGTTAGTGTTTGTATTTTCTGTTTTCATTTTTAGAAGTTATCGCCAAAAACAAAAGGCAAATATTATTATTACACAGCAAAAAGAAGAAGTGGAAAGGGAAAAGGCGGAAATAGAAAAACAAAAAGAAATCATTGCTGAAAAAAATAAAGACATCACCGACAGCATCAACTACGCCAAAAGAATTCAGGAAGCCATTCTTCCTGCCAAAGAAATCAAGTACCGTATTTTTCCCGATGCCTTTGTTCTCTTTCAGCCCAAAGATGTGGTGAGCGGAGATTTTTACTGGTTCACAGAAAAAAACGGCAAAAGAATTATTGCCGCTGTTGATTGTACAGGTCACGGAGTGCCGGGCGCATTCATGAGCATGATAGGAAATGCTTTTCTGAATGAGATTGTAAACCAGCGAGGCATTACGCAGCCATCAGAAATTCTCAGCGAACTTCGTCATAACATTATTCACTCGCTCAAACAAAAGGATAAAGAAGGAGGCACGCAAGATGGGATGGACATTGCATTGCTTTCTTTTGATGATGAAAACAATATCGCAGAATTTGCCGGAGCGCACAATCCGTTGCTGATGTGTAGAAAAGAAAATGGTTCTTACAAAATGGATGAAATACCTGCCGACAAACGCCCGATTGGATATTACATAGGCAAAGGGCTTCCGTTCACCAATCAAAAAATAAACTTACACAAAGGCGACACGCTTTACATTTTCACCGATGGCTATGCCGACCAGTTTGGCGGACCCAAAGGAAAAAAATTCAAGTACAAACAATTTCAGGAACTGCTTCTCTCCATTCAAAACGAACCAATGCTCAAGCAGGAAGCAATTCTTTTGGATACTTTTAATAAATGGAAAGGAAACTTAGAGCAAGTTGACGATGTGCTTGTAAT harbors:
- a CDS encoding SpoIIE family protein phosphatase, whose amino-acid sequence is MKTAKEDTNKVNLMISLAEQYFHTYSYADRNINAETALAWLNKSKTLSLNLSFHRGEVSYLIQYAWIISREYKQYKNALELLLTALDISDKYGFIDLKAKANHHIGFIYYELHQTQKAIEYYQKAYEQYLILKDTVGITDELKNNADMNFELGNKKSALEKGLACLEILKHIDINKNKTLQRTYEIELGNIGTYYAGIGDFKNGEQYILRSINYNKAIKTTDYYFWLIELGKVYMSMQKYDDAEKVFLESFHYADSVRNNGYWYDEIASTSSRLSNLYLRKGDYKNAHRFLSEMVIAKDSINAREKRNNLHETELQFYFNKKEQEASIKEKFTESEHQAEIKRRNIILWSVAGGFLLVFVFSVFIFRSYRQKQKANIIITQQKEEVEREKAEIEKQKEIIAEKNKDITDSINYAKRIQEAILPAKEIKYRIFPDAFVLFQPKDVVSGDFYWFTEKNGKRIIAAVDCTGHGVPGAFMSMIGNAFLNEIVNQRGITQPSEILSELRHNIIHSLKQKDKEGGTQDGMDIALLSFDDENNIAEFAGAHNPLLMCRKENGSYKMDEIPADKRPIGYYIGKGLPFTNQKINLHKGDTLYIFTDGYADQFGGPKGKKFKYKQFQELLLSIQNEPMLKQEAILLDTFNKWKGNLEQVDDVLVIGIRA